The sequence below is a genomic window from Lolium perenne isolate Kyuss_39 chromosome 4, Kyuss_2.0, whole genome shotgun sequence.
TGCATGACCCTGTACATGTGTAATCAATGGTGAAGTTGATTCTAATGATCCTCTAATTGCATGACCCTGTATATCTGCTTCAGTCTTTTGGGGCTTCGGTCTGAATTGTCTCTGGGGTGCTACTGGCCATGGCCTCCCGTGGCTCGCGCCTGGTTGAGGTCTGGCTGGCTCTCCTTGGATTACCTCTTCTACTTGCTTTTTGATTCCTGACTCCGTGTGATGGAGGGATGGTCCTAGAGTATTCTTGTCGTGGGCACAAAGGGAGTCTAATGCATGGTAGCAGTAGGCTAGTTGAGTTGGCAGAACAAGTTGCTGTTAAAGCTGGATGTATAAGATGTTTGTTGTTAAGGTTCATCTTGGAAGTGGAGTAGAGTGTTTATGTATGTCTGATCTGCAGGTACGAGACCATTCTAAGTGTGACATATCATGAATATCTGTAGACTCTACGAAGAGAGCTGCATGTGGGGAAATGGATCAAAAATAGTCTTAAAAAAATTGATGAGATGAAAGTTTTGGCTTGTTTCTGGGGTGATGAAAAGTGTATTTTTTGAGACTGAAGATCACATGCATTACGGCCTTGTTCATACTCAAGTTGATTCTAGGTAGAGGAAATGGAACAAGTTTGTTTGGGGAGCCATGTAACACACTGGAGTCCATCTTGCAAGAGTATAATGCATATTTTTCCAGTACATGCATATGGGCACAACTCAGTATCGTCCAATTGCTTCGGATGAGCCAGGCGATGCACATGCAGGCATGAGGCATTTCACGGGAGAGATTTGAGGGGATCGTTTAGGTCACCGAGCTGCGGTCTGAAATTAATTAGATTGATTGTTAGCTAAAAATTAGGGGAGTCCTATGTTTCCGTGTGTTTTCGTTTGACGAGAAGACTACTCTGCCAAGTTGCACCAGCCATCTAGCTCGTCCGTCCATCCATGATTTTTGAATTAAGCAAGCAACAAAGAGGGGTTCAATATATAGGAGGGAAACCGAAACCTCATTTGCATCCCGCTCTCCTAATTTTCCCTCTCGAAAATTCAAACCTAGCTAGGTAGCTCTTGAATAAGTACAAGTCAGCCGGAAACTACCACGTGCGGTGCCGTGGATGCTTTAGGCACATGAAGAGATTGTGCGGGTGTTGTGTAGATCCTGAGTAATTAAGGTGCGAAACCTCTCTCTATGTGTACGACACTTGTATGTCTCGGGTCCCATTGCAGGCTGCTATGCTTTCCTGGCGCGTGTCAAGGGCTTTGATGTTACACATAGTACAAAAATACCAATTAGTGGTGTACTAGAAGTCCTCGTGGAGTTGTCCCCTATCAATTGCGACTGAGTATCCTTTTTCAGGAATATTGATTGGCTGAGCCACTTTTGGGAGAGTATTGATTGATTGACCGGGTATCAGGGCACGACTGCATGCATGCCATATTATTTTAGTTAGGCATCACTAGAAACTGCATGCACATCAGTGCCCAAATGCCTGCTTAATTCACGCCAAGCCGCCGTAGGATTTTCCCCTCAAAGTCCAAGCTCTGCCGCCTCCGCACCCTCTCATAGGTCTCCTATATGTAGAAGCTCACCGTCACCCACCGCGTGCGGCTGGCGCGTGCGAccgacttagactttgactcttgctcggagaggagaggagaggagtggAGTGGTGATGGAGTCGTCCTCCTTGTCGTCGTCGACTGGATCTACTGCCGGCCGGCCATCCGCGAACGAGCGAGCTCTTCTCCGTTGCACCGGACATGCAGGTAATACTGCATTGTTCTCGTGATCTGATCTGATGTGTGGGTGCCGGCCGAGAGAAACTGAATGATTTTATTATTGATCTACGGGTAATCGACTGGTCCTCTTCTTTATTTTTTGGTCCGTGAGTTGATCGATTGATTCTTGTTGGGATGAATTAAAGGATTTGTTAGTGATGGTGATGTTGATGGAGTTGTCCTCGTGTTGTTGCCGTGCACTGGATCTCCGGTCATCCGCGAACGAACGAGCTCTTCTCCGGTGCACCCGACATGCAGGTAATACTGAATTCTTCTCGCGATCTTCCGGCCGCGAGAATGATTCACTCATCGtggggttagagcatctccaatttAGTTTTATCGCCCGCACGGCTCAATGAGTTATCCGGCGCTCCCAGGTCGAACCCAACAAATGGGTAGGCTAACGGGGGCGCCCATCGTTCTGGGCTCGCATCGTCAGTGTCAACGAAATCGGTTGTCTTCCTACTCGCCTTCCGCGCCACATCAAGATCCACACCGTCAGCATCAATGAAAccggtcatcttcctcctcgaCTTCCGCAGCATCGACGCGTCCCATCAATGGGGCACGCGTCGGTGTTAATGGTCTTAACGTCCCTTCTCGCCGCTTTAAAAGCCGCCCTCACGCCGCTCCATCTCACACCATCCCATCCCCATCGCCCCTCTTCTCCCGTCGCAGACCGCTAGCTTCTCCCCAACCAACTGCAGCGACATGGAGCGCTTCAATAGGCGGGTGCCGCTACTTATCATCTGGGCTCATAACACAAAAGAACAACGTAAGCTAGGTAATCATGGAGATTAAGCAAATGGTAGCAATCTCCGAAGGACGATGTTCGGGCTTCAGATAAGACGACCAAGAATGCTATTAGCAAATGCTAAGTGGTAACCAAGTTCCATTATATAACTTGCAGAAAAGTGTACCCTGAATTAAGCTAATTCTCATCGTAATTAATTCTTGACATCTCATGGTCAATTCTGGAACAAAACAATACATAACTATAGGGgaaaataagaatgaactggaTAATGTGATTGGCAGATTTATGCAGAAGGATATGGACACAGTTATTCCAAACTTTTATCATTTGGCATACGTACCGTCGCACTAATGTTACCCCGCTGCATTAACCATCTCTCCAGGCAGGATCTGCCGTAGACATGCCCACAAGGAATACAACTGCAACATAGGGTATATCACCTAGTTAGCCATGTATGCGTCGTATACTCAGAGTTGGGTGGATCTTTTTCCGAACCATGGTGTTACCCATGAGGACTTTGGGAAGTCTGACCACCGGCCGATCACAGTTGATACGGAATTACGCTCTATTCCTTATGTCTTTCAACGAGCTAGACCCAAGTTTGAAGCTAGATGGCTCTGTGAGGAATCTGTCGAGTCTATCATCCAGACAGCTTGGGATCAAGCGAAACAGTTCCATGACTGGCCTCTGGCTCAGAAAACTGAGAAGGTCCACAACACACTGCACTCTTGGGACAAAACCGAGCTCAGGGGTCCCAGACATAGACTGAAGATGCTGCAGAAAGAAGTAAATGTTATCTTGGCTGGCCCGCTATCTAAAGAATCGTTGGTACAACAGAGAGTGATCCAAGATCAAATTGAGGACCTGTTAGAACAAGAGGAATTATATTGGGTACAGCGTGGGCGAGCAAACTGGCTCCGTCATGGCGACCAGAATTCTAGCTTCTTTCATGGCTTTGCATCTCAGCGCAAACGGAAGAATTTCATTAAAAAGCTCAGAAGGGATAACGGTGCTTGGGAAGAGGACCAAGACAACCTACGTACGCTGTCATCTGATTACTTCTCACATCTCTTCACCTCGGGTGTCCAGGAGGCAGACCCGTATGTCATTGACAAAGTTAAGCCGCGAGTCGATGCTGGCATGAATGGGGTCCTTACGGCTCCTTACACAAGAGAGGAGGTAAAGAAAGCCCTATTCAACATAGGTGACTTAAAAGCTCCCGGTCCAGATGGATTGCATGCTGTCTTCTATAAGCGGTTTTGGCATATTATTGGGGAAGATCTCACTGATGAAGTCCTGACTGCAATTAATTCAAGAGTTATACCAGATGGTTGGAATGATACAACCATTGTCTTGATACCAAAAGTTGAGAACCCAGAGACTATTACTCAATTTCACCCTAttagcctttgcaatgtgatataCAAGGTTATTTCGAAGGTTATTGCTAATAGATTAAAAGGTTTACTGCCGGATATCATCTCTCCCACACAGAGTGCTTTTGTCCCCGGCAGACTTATAACGGACAATTTCCTGGTGGCTTATGAATCTTACCATGCTATTAAGAATAAGAGGTCTCGGAAGTTTGGGTCTTGTGCAGTTAAACTGGACATGCATAAGGCTTATGATCGAGTAGAGTGGTGCTTTCTGGAGAACATTATGATCAAGCTTGGATTTAATCCTGATTGGGTGAATCTCATTATGTCTTGTGTTACCTCTGTTCGGTATAGGGTGAGGTTCAACAATGGTGAATCTGATCTGATTATCCCTACTAGGGGTCTTCGTCAGGGTGACCCCCTTTCACCCTACCTTTTTCTTTTATGTGCTGAGGGTCTTACTGCTATGATCAATGCGGAGGAAGAGGCTGGAAATATAATCGGCGTGAAAGTCTGTAGGGCTGCCCCGGCGATATCTCATCTTCTTTTTGCTGATGACTCTTTGATCCTCATGAGAGCTGATTCTAGAAATGCTGCTGGCCTTCGACATGCACTGGATAGATATTGCTTGGCGTCTGGCCAACTGGTCAGTGATGCAAAATCAAGTGTTTTCTTTAGCCCGTGCACTAGCGTGGAGGTGAAAGAGGAAATATGCACAACTCTGAATATCTTGACTGAGGCGAACACAGACAAATACCTTGGCCTACCACCAATTGTCGGGGTCGACCGAACAGATTGTTTTCAACACCTTATTGACAAAATTTGTAAGAAGTTAATTGGTTGGATCGAGAAGATGTTATCTCTTGGAGGGAAAGAAGTTTTGCTTAAGGCAGTCTATCAGGCAATCCCATCCTATGCCATGTCGGTCTTCAAACTCCCTAAACAGGTCATCAATGGGATAATTACGGCTATGTCCCGATACTGGTGGGGAGATGATGAACAACAGAAGCATATTCATTGGTTTGCATGGTGGAAGATGTCGATTCCAAAATTCCAGGGAGGCATGGGTTTCAGAGATCTGCATTGCTTCAATTCGGCAATGTTATCTAAACAATGTTGGCGTCTGATTTCGGAACCTCAATCTCTCTGCGCGAGGGTTTTGCGTTCTAAGTACTTTCCAGATGGAGATATTCTCAATTGCCCTCTGAAAAAAGGGAGCTCTTATACTTGGCAAAGCCTCTGGTCGGGAATTCAAACTTTCAAGAAGGGTCATATATGGCGTGTGGGCGATGGCTCTAATATCAGCATTTGGGATGACCCATGGATCCCTAGTTCACCCTCAAGGAAAGTTAATACACGGAGGGGAAATATTGTGTTAACAAAAGTTTCGGAATTAATTGACCACAATACCAGACAATGGGATGAGGAGTTGATTAGAGACATTTTTTTGGCAAATTGACGCAGAGAGGATTCTTCAGATTCCTTTGGCTGTAGGTATGATGGAGGATTTTGTGGCCTGGCATTATAACAGGAATGGCTTGTTCTCCGTCAAATCCGCTTATCACTTGGAATGGAAGTATCAACATGGCAGAAAACTGGCCAGAACAAATTTGATGGGCACGTCTGAAGCCTCTATCTGGAAGATTGTCTGGGGACTCAAAGTACCTTCGAAAATTAAAATCCATATTTGGAGATCCCTTCATGGAGCTATCCCATGCAATGGTGTCCTGGCCAACAGACATGTCCCTCTTTCTGCTCAATGTCCCCTGTGCTCCACTGATTATGAGAGCATCAGACATGCGTTCTTCCAGTGTCTGCGAGTTCAGCAAATTTGGCATGCTCCGGGGCTTTCTGATGTTGTCAACGAAGCATGTTACGTTGATCGACAGGGTTCTTCTGTCCTTGGCTCACTTCTCCTTGATAAAACCTCCCGCGCCCCTCTCGTTCAAGACATTTTTAGAAAGGATTTGATTGCAACTGCATGTTGGTACATCTGGTGGGAGCGGCGCAAGGCAACGCATGGGGAAGCTGTCCAAAACCCATCTCGCTCGGCGCAGAGTATTCTGGCCCTTGCATCCAACTATGCGCGAGCAAAAAAACACGGACGTGGTGGTATTGTCCGTGGAGGCTGGTCGAAACCTCCAGAGAGTAAGGTGAAATTAAATGTTGATGCTAGCTTTGATCCTATTTCAGGTTTGGGAGGTACTGGTGCTATCATCCGCGACAGTCATGGTTCTTTTATCGCGGGATGCAATCGATCTCTACCCCACATTGCTGATGCTCCTACAGCGGAGGCCATGGCCTTGCGTGATGGTCTCCTGCTTGCTGGACAGATTGGGTGTAACAAATTGATCGTCGAGTCTGACTGCATGGAGGTGGTGCAAACCATGCAAGAAGGAGGCTTCTCTAGTGGAGCAGCTGCGGCCATTTTTGAGGAGTGCGGGTTTCTTTGTCGTAGCTTCGCTTCTGTTAATTTTTGTCACTGTGCTAGGGAGGCCAATGAGGCAGCGCATACGCTAGCAGCTAGAGCGGAGGGGTTAGATAGTCTGGTCTGGCATGAGGACCCCCTGATTTTCTCCTATCTGTAATCACCATGGATGTAACAATTCTATGACCGCGGCAGCAGGTTtctgacgcactcttttccttccagggtacctaagggggctggaaggtttttaatgaggcggcctgcTGTTTGCTTAATAAAGTGGAGATtacagtttcaaaaaaaaaaaaatcatatgtGCCATGTGTAGAAACCTGTATTGCTCAACAGATCCGTATACGTACAAATCCATATATTACGGTGGGTCCGTCTTTGTGGTCGATTCCATCGCCTGCTTGCTAACGACGAGCACTTCTTCCACGGCCATCCAACATGTGATTCCAACGACTCCCCTTTCGTTCTTCATTTTTGTCTTGGTTGTTTGAATTGGTAAGAGAGGAGACGAGAGCTCCATCATTGGTATGGCCTTGAGGTGCATCTTATTCGACTCATCTATTCGAGCCAGGGATTGATATTTTTTCCTTCGTTTAGGAGCGGATCGGGCGGGAGACATACCGTCGTGCAGTATAGAGTATAGACTCGTTGGAAGCAGTAGCCAGCGTCATGGCGTTCATCCAGAACAAATTTGGTTCAAGAAAAAAAAAGACAACCAAGGCTACTTCTATGCAACATTGATATGGTGGTGTACATGCGTGTCCTAGAACCAACGCCGGGACGCGCAATATTAACCAATACAATGCCCGCCGCTGAGTAGCATGCCCAGCTCCCTGCCGTCAGTGGCGGCGTTCGGTCTGCCTGATGTGAAGATGCGAAATGACTGGCCGCGGTAGAAGTCACCTCGTCAGCAGAGTCCATGTCTTGATGCAGGGAAGAAGAAGGGGCCACGTCATGTAGGACTCAGTAGGCAGAGAGGCCGGCCATATCGATCCGTGGCCACCGGAGGACAGTCTTGTAGGGATGGGGATAGCTGCCATAGCCTGCGAGGAGCAAGGATGGAGGCAagcaaaaaattggaaaccacgaGTGGGGATCACGATCGTTAGCGTGAGACATGGAAATCGCCCCAGAATACTATGGATATGTAGGTGTACAGTGGTTAGATACGGTTTCGGTGGGCCAATTTAATTACCtaattaattaggggtaaaagACCATCTTATCCTTCTGAATTTGGAGGAGGGTGCGCACTGAAGCAAGAAGAGTCATATACACTTCTGGTACCACAACTTGTATTGAATGTGCATTTTAGTACCACATCTTGTAAACCGTGAACTCGTGGTACCACAACTTGTATTGAGGGAGCAAATAGGTACCAAGTCATTCTAGAGCTGACACGTGGCATTGTAAATTTTGCACAAACGTCCATGTATATTTTCTCTCGCACATGTGACCTTGGTGGTGCCTTACAGTACAGGCGGGGCCACCTATCAGTgtacaaagaaagaattaaaaaccCATGCACAGGGTGGATTTTGAACTCACGACCTAGTGAGGCAAAGCTCCACAACAGTACCACTAGAATGCTCAACCATCAGTGCAATGCTTTAGGGCTTTTTTATTTATATTGTACTTGAACGCACAACATGCCCACGATGTGCGGGTTGCTTGACTTCCTGATGACCACTCGGCCGTATGCCGATATACGAGTCTGCCCCTGTACAACACTGTCGGAGCTCTACGGTGTCATGTTGATGGCTTTCACTGTGCTCGCCATCTGGTTCCCTCAGGTACACCTGGTTCTGGTAGGAGGGTGGCCGTGCTCGAAGCGGTGTGGTGCGGCCGATGTTGCAGGTAGGTATCATGCATGTTGTTGCTCCTCATCTCCATGGGGTACAGCTGTACAGTGTGGTGCGGGTGGCCGATGTTGCAGGGAAGAAACACTGCCACGGGCGCCAGGTTGCCATGCTTCATTTTGGCGTGGCGTCGACGAGCATGTCGGTGCCATGAGTGACCGCGACCATTTGTGGATGAGGAGGCTCTTTCTCGTGCTCACCATCACCGTCCTCGGCCTGGTGTGCCTTCCAATGGCGGAGCCCGCGCGCTCTACTCCGTAGGGAGGACGCAGACTCACTCTAGTGTTTGTGTCGCGGTGGTTCCGCCGCTCCTTTCCTTCACGAGTGCACGAGCACCATGACCACATGCACATGCACGTAGTACGAACATCATTTACCCAAGGAAGCTAGCCACACAGGCAACTAAGCACAGTGGTGGACCTAGGATTTTAGCGAAGGGTATGTCGTACCAAAATTCTGACGTGCATATTGATAACTAGTTTATATATAAAAGATATGAGAATTATAAAATATGATAAACTAATTAGATGAAAAATATTTTTTCATTATGTTGTAAAAATTAAATTGTTGGACACATGCGTGTTCTTGTTGGTGCATGCAACCTTAAATTCGCAGGGTAATCAATCCGGGAACTCTAACAGATACAATCAGACTGTACTAAAATAAACATAAATTTGTGCAGAAAGATGTTACAAAAAATACAAAAGAACATTTTAAAATTAATCATGCACTTGACTACTAAAACTAAATTACTAGCCCCATATACCCAAAAATAGCTACATGGTAAAACACCGATGCATGGTGCAGCATCGTAAAACACCGATGCATGGTGCAACATGGTAAATTACTTGCATGTGTTTGTGCGTTTAATTACAGTATAAATACGAAACGTCCTAAATTTTAACACAAATGATTGTATGTTTTATTGGTACTAGTGTGGAGCCCGGTAGCATTAGGTCGTGAGTTCGACATCCCATCTCTGCGCATGCGTTTTTAATTATTTCTTTCTACACTGATAGGTGGGACCCGCCTGTAAGGCAGCACAAAGGTCAGATGTGCGAGAGAAAAATATACAGGGACGTTTGTGCAAAATTTACAATGCCACATGTCAGCTCTACAATGACTTGGTACCTATTTGCTCCCTCAATACAAGTTGTGGTACCGCGAGTTCACAGTTTGCAAGATGTAGTACTAAAGTGCACATCTGATACAAGTTGTGGTACTAAAAGTGTATATGATTCAAGCAAGAAGTATGACACGGAAATAAAATCTTTCATTGATACACATAACTTCACAGCTAAGGCATACTAATatttcgctcaatgaaggttcatTACGTAGTGAATCAAGCATTAATGGCCAGGAAATATCTGGAGGAATGCCATTCACCGAAGAAAAAAAAGACAAATTAACACCTCGCTTAGAACCGTGCCTGTTGAGGAAGAAAGTACTGAGGTGGCCTCTCTGCTTGCCGCTGCAGACCAGTAGACAGTAGTACACCGCGCCGCCGCACGTTCACCATTGCCCACTGCGATGAATGCGGAGGGCATGACGGGCGCCGTCACCGAGACCTGGCCGCCCTCTCCACGCGGCTCCTGATCCACCTCGGCAGCGACAAAGCCAACCTGGCCCTCTCACCGCCGCTGTCCTTTCACTCCGTCCTGGTGCTTCTGGCCGCCGGTGCCACGGGAGCCACCCTCGACCAGATCGTCTCCTTCTTGGGCCCGTCGACGGGCGGCACGGCGCATGCATCCCTCGCCTCCCATGTAGCCTCCGGTATCCTCACCGGAGAAACGGGCGCGGAGCCCGACGTACGGATCGCGGTAGGCGTTTGGGTGGACTCCTCGTTCCGGCTTAGGCCTGCCTTTGCAGACAAGGCCGCCTCCCAGTACAAGGCCGCGGGTCGACCCATGCCTTTCCAAGAAAAGGTAACTACTGATTTACTAGCATTTCTTCCTATTTCTGTTTTTTTGCGGAATTTCTACTTGCTAGTAGATTCATCGCCTCTGCTTGATGTACTACGTACATGCATGTTCAATGAAAGACTGAGGAGGCGAGAGTCGAGATCAATCGGTGGTTCGAGGACAAGACGGGCGGCCTCATCAAAGACCTCATGCCCAACGACCACCTCAGCAGCGACACCATACTCGTCATCGGCAACGCGCTCTCCCTGAGAGGCACATGGCTCGACCCCTTCGACCGGGACGACACGGTGGACGGCGACTTCTTCTTGCCCGACGAGAGCAGTCCTGTGCGCGTGCCGTTCATGACGAGCACAAACAGCCAACGCATCAGCTCCCATCCCGGCTTCAAAGTCCTGCAGCTGCCCTACGAGTGCAGCGGCAACCACCGGTTCAGCATGCACATCTACCTCCCCGACGACCGTGACGGCTTACAGGCTTTGGTCCGCGAGCTCAGCTCCGACACGGCCGGGCTCCTAGACCGCTGCGTCCCTCAACAGGCTGTCATGGTGGGGGACTTCAGGATCCCCAAGTTCAAGGCGTCCTTCAAGATAGAGGCGTCGGACCTTCTGAAGAATCTGGGGCTGGAGCGCCCGTTCCACTTTTCGTATGACTTCGCGGAGATGGTTGACTGCTCCGAGCCTCTCACGGTGGGCAGCGTGCTTCACCAGTGTGTCGTTGAGGTCGACGAGGATGGGACCATGGCCGCTGCGTCGACCGAAGCTGATGTGATAATGGGGTGCTCCATCGAGGGGGAGGAGCCTGAAGCTGTCGACTTCGTGGCGGACCACCCGTTCTTGTTCCTCGTCACGGAGGACCGGAGTGGTATACTGCTTTTTGCAGGGCAAGTCGTCAATCCTCTGCTCTAGTTCTGCTGCCTAGAGAATCCATGAGTGCTAGTGGTAGCCGTATTCTCTCCGGTAGCGCGAGTGGATTAATAACAACGAAAGATTATTTTGTCCTCCAGGGAAAAAATCATTTAATTGTTGCTGTCAACAACTTTGTTTGATCCATAAATCAGCACCAGGGCTTATCATGGTTTTTCCATCCCATGTCTTCAcaaaaatcaaagaaaattgAGGAAAGAACAAATTCTGCACATGTTTTGCTTGTACGCGCATTATTCCTCTTCATGTTAAACATACACTCCAATCTCCATTGTGCAATCACTTCTTTTTTGTGTGTGTTCAATAGATCATAAGTATACCAAACCATTCACACACGAGATCACATAGAAGGTAGCGACTTTTGAGAGTAGCTTTTATTCATTATTTTCTATCAACACCACATGATGCACTCATTCTCTGACAGTCAACAGCCTTTCCTTTCCAAGCAATTGCTGGTACCAGTTGAGACTCTGGCACCTCCCAACTCCATCACATAGCAGATCATCGAGTTGGCGTCTTTCCTGAATATGTTGGGGCTTCCATCACTTGGATGTATCTAAAGCCCTTTGCTATAAGCAACTACATGTTGCGAGTCAGCACGATGTCTAGGAGTATGAAGCAATTCTCACCGCCTTTATCTGCCACAGCCGCTGAACCAGACAACCCACTAACTATAGAGCCGGAAAACATTCAAGTTCGAAGTAAACAGCTGATCGGCGGAACATTGCAAATTTCCTTCGAAGACGAGAGAAGTGTTCTTACTTGCGGAACAACAAGATGGTTGTGCCCCTGACCTTGATGAATCTCTGAAGTTAACGTACTGTTTGTTAAGATGCTCTTCCCCGagaggcc
It includes:
- the LOC127348228 gene encoding serpin-Z1-like; amino-acid sequence: MSDRDHLWMRRLFLVLTITVLGLVCLPMAEPARSTPPVDSSTPRRRTFTIAHCDECGGHDGRRHRDLAALSTRLLIHLGSDKANLALSPPLSFHSVLVLLAAGATGATLDQIVSFLGPSTGGTAHASLASHVASGILTGETGAEPDVRIAVGVWVDSSFRLRPAFADKAASQYKAAGRPMPFQEKTEEARVEINRWFEDKTGGLIKDLMPNDHLSSDTILVIGNALSLRGTWLDPFDRDDTVDGDFFLPDESSPVRVPFMTSTNSQRISSHPGFKVLQLPYECSGNHRFSMHIYLPDDRDGLQALVRELSSDTAGLLDRCVPQQAVMVGDFRIPKFKASFKIEASDLLKNLGLERPFHFSYDFAEMVDCSEPLTVGSVLHQCVVEVDEDGTMAAASTEADVIMGCSIEGEEPEAVDFVADHPFLFLVTEDRSGILLFAGQVVNPLL